CGCCTCATCGCCGACTACCTTGACCGCGAAACCGCCCGAATCGATGGGTTGATCGCCGAGAAGGAACGCATACTGGCGCTGCTGGAAGAAAAGCAGGCAGCCCTTATCAGTCGCGTCGTCACCCGCGGCCTCGATTCCAATGTCGTATTCAAGCCTTCCGGTTTGGAGTGGCTAGACGAGATTCCTGCGCACTGGGATACCTGCCAGTTGAAGCGCACTTGGGCTTCATCGGACTATGGGCTGTCGGATAGCATCAGGGACGAAGGAGATATTACAGTTCTTCGTATGAGCTGCATTGTCGATGGTCGGGTTGATGTTTCAAAGTCCGGCATGATTACCGAGGTCGACAGCCACTTGCTGCTCCGGCGAAACGATCTGCTCTTTAACCGAACGAACAGTCTTGATCAGATCGCGAAGGTCGGGCTTGTGGATTTCGACCCGGACGAGCCCTTGACCTTCGCTTCCTATCTTGTTCGTATTCGTACGAATCATCGTGCGACGCCACAATACCTGGTCGCGCTGCTGAATTCGTCATTGTTTCTGGAGTTTGCTCGAAAGAACGCAATTCCGGCGATCGGCCAAGCCAATCTGAGCCCAACGCGATACGGGGAGATTCACATCCCTCTGCCGCCAATGGCCGAGCAAAAGAAGATCGTCACTTTCCTCGAACGAGACGCCGAGATATCGACCCCTGTTCGCGAACACATACGAAGCTCCATCAATCTGTTGAAGGAGCGTCGCGCCGCGCTGATTACCGCCGCCGTCACCGGACAGATTCCGCTTGAGGATATGGCTTCATGAAATTGAAAAGTTTAGGACTGACCAGCTTCCGAGGGTTTGATCGGCTGGATATCAATTTTGACGAGCGGCTGACCGTGATTGCCGGTATCAACGGCGTAGGCAAATCAACCATCCTGCAGGCTATAGCCATAACGTATTCCCATTCCTTGCCAGAATTTACGGTTTCGCGAGAGAAAGCACTACCGATACTTGATGCCGACATACAGCAAGGCAAGTACACCTGCATCATTGAAATGGAAAGCAGTGGCTTGGGTGCAGCGCAGTTGATCACCTTCCTATCCAAGGAAAGCCTTGATAAGGGTGAAAAGCTGGCGCTTGGGCATAAGCAAGCCAAGATGAAGAAGGATTTGGCTCGTCTGGAAAAGGGGACGCCTGATTACAAAAACTTAAAAAATGAGATCACTTGGATAGATAAGCGACTGGAAGGAAATTTTGAGAAGCGTCTGAACTGGCTTTTTACCGACACTCATGAAACAGAGGCAAGGCTGAAGCGCTACCTAAAAAGCAGCCCGACACAACCACTTGTTGTCTACTACTCAACACACCGCTTGCTTTCAAGGCTTCCGACAAAACTTC
This genomic interval from Kosakonia sacchari SP1 contains the following:
- a CDS encoding restriction endonuclease subunit S; this translates as MSTAHALPQGWTTIPLRYVCELNPSIAFDGFDQDDDLTFLPMDRVKRGYFIPNTDKFSKLASSYTAFEDGDIVLAKVTPCFENGNIAIADALVGGKGFGSSELFVIRPTAAERRFLFYYFQSSIFKQDGEASMTGAGGLKRVSPDVLRQHHLPCPSQDIQRLIADYLDRETARIDGLIAEKERILALLEEKQAALISRVVTRGLDSNVVFKPSGLEWLDEIPAHWDTCQLKRTWASSDYGLSDSIRDEGDITVLRMSCIVDGRVDVSKSGMITEVDSHLLLRRNDLLFNRTNSLDQIAKVGLVDFDPDEPLTFASYLVRIRTNHRATPQYLVALLNSSLFLEFARKNAIPAIGQANLSPTRYGEIHIPLPPMAEQKKIVTFLERDAEISTPVREHIRSSINLLKERRAALITAAVTGQIPLEDMAS